Within Oribacterium sp. oral taxon 102, the genomic segment TTCCGGAAAGGATGCGAAGCTCTATATGGAGCTTCATATCACCAAGGGAAGAGGCTATGTAGGCGCAGACAGGGCAAAGCAGTCCGAGGCGGGCGTGCTCGCGATCGACGCGGGCTACACGCCGGTCGAGCGTGTGAATATGTCGATCCAGAATACCCGAGTCGGGAATATGACCGATTACGATAAGCTGACGCTCGACGTCTTTACCAACGGGACAATGATGCCGGACGATGCGGTTTCGATGGCGGCGAGGCTGCTGCACGAGCACCTTTCTCTCTTCGTCAATCTTTCCGACAACGCTGCCGTGGCGGAGGTCATGGTGGAGAAGCCGGACGATGAAAAGGGCAAGGTACTGGAGATGAATATCGATGAGCTGGAGCTGAGCGTCCGTTCCTATAACTGCTTGAAGCGAGCGGGAATCAATACAGTTCAGGAGCTTTGCTCGAAGACCCCGGAGGACATGATGAAGGTGAGAAATCTTGGCCGGAAGTCTCTGGAGGAGGTTCTGGCGAAGCTGAAGGAATTAAATTTGGCGCTTTCCAATGGGGAAGAGTAAGGAAACCGGTAAGACTGAAAAGCACGGTGGAGGAAATCAAAAATGGCAAAGTACAGAAAGTTAGGCAGAACAAGTTCTCAGAGAAAGGCGATGCTTCGCGCTCTGACGACCGCAGTTTTGGAGCATGGCAGGATCTTCACGACCGAGGCGAGAGCGAAGGAAGTCCGCAAGCAGGTTGAGAAGCTGATCGCACTC encodes:
- a CDS encoding DNA-directed RNA polymerase subunit alpha codes for the protein MFDFEKPNIEISEISGDGRFGRFVCEPLERGYGNTLGNSLRRIMLSSLPGAAVSAVKIDGVYHEFSELPGVKEEVSEIIMRLKSLAIKNSAASDEPKVAYIDFSGEGTVLASDIKADSEIEIMNPELPIATLSGKDAKLYMELHITKGRGYVGADRAKQSEAGVLAIDAGYTPVERVNMSIQNTRVGNMTDYDKLTLDVFTNGTMMPDDAVSMAARLLHEHLSLFVNLSDNAAVAEVMVEKPDDEKGKVLEMNIDELELSVRSYNCLKRAGINTVQELCSKTPEDMMKVRNLGRKSLEEVLAKLKELNLALSNGEE